In the Rhinolophus ferrumequinum isolate MPI-CBG mRhiFer1 chromosome 12, mRhiFer1_v1.p, whole genome shotgun sequence genome, GCTCTTATATCCCCTATATGTCCAATTCCCTATGTTAAATTTTCACTGTTTGAAATACTTAGAATAgtagtttctgttttcctaagTGGACCCTGACTattgataaatgtgtgtgtgtgtgcacgcatgtatgtgtgcatgtgtgtgataagtcaatttgtataaaatattatagaagcACACAACAGgcacgtgtgtgtacatgtattcATGCGGTGGGtacataaatgcatataaaagGAATATTGAGGGACAGATCTttcaaagggagagaaaagggggagttCCAATTTTCtctatgtattgtttttattttctttcattaatttttacaacTTTGCAGTTTTATTCATGTAGTTCTTTTTGAATAACTCAGTTTCCTAAATAACTGTCTGACCATCGGGTGGCAGAATTaatgccttcagttttatatagaGAGTATTTTAGTATAGTTGCAGCCACTTTTCCTTATCCACACTTCTAGACGATCCCTTTCCTTAAGCagtatgagaaatatatatatacttggatcaatgaaaatatttcaggtttCATTTTCTCATGACAGATTCTATTTTTGTTCAGTGTGCTCCAACAAATGATGTATCCTCAACATTCACAGAGGATATCATCACACAGGATATCATCATCTGATGTCAATACATTCATTTTGCAACTGCTACAGCCCATGTTATATGATTCAAAATGAATGTGAGGAAAAGTATGTGGATGTGTGTTGGTGAGCTTGCCATTTcgttagtgatttttttttcagtgctaaGATGTGTCAAGTGCTAATTATCTAAGATACAAGACAAAATGGTGTTCATAAATCCAGAACTGTTAAGGAAGGGCTCTGGGTCATTCTCAGAATTCTATAGTACTTAGTAGCCCAATATAGTTTGACAGTATTAATATCACTGTTATATCCTCTCTTGAAATCCCAGCAGTATTCAGGAGATAAGAGTTTAGTAGGTTTATGGAGAAAGAAATACTTGTTTAAGTGACTTTCATCATGCCACACGGcttcaatgttatttttcttatcgTTCAGGATTCCTTGTAAGCACTCCCTGGCAATGGTGAGAACCTGAATGGGAGTGCCACCAAATACAGCAGCATGGTAATAAAAGTCTCCCTTACCAACAGGTATATATGCTTCTGATAATTGATTTCTCTCATAAGGTATGTCTGTAAGATTGGCCTTATACCAATAAGAATGTAACTGAGCTACTGACTCCCCCAGGGTCTCTAGCCCATATTTGTGTAAGAAGACCTGATCGATGTCCATGCAGAAGAGGAAGTCAACTTCATATTGGATGTGGTCTACAACATGTTCACCAATGGTCTTCATGCGCATCATACTAACATCTTGCCATCTCTTCTCTCGCTTAATTTGAAAAACTTTGATTGTACGGAGGGGGCTCAGCCTTATCCAAGGCATCTTGGAGAAGTCATCTATCAGGACATAAATTATGACCTTCTGGCCAACCATAAAGTGTTTATCAGCAGATAACATAAAGTTGTACAAATAGTATTCAATATATCtgtgaaacaaaaaagaaacgattaagttcattttcttacatttcagtGGAATACATACTGTTTAAGTTACACCGTGGTTTAggagcggccagatggctcagttggttagagcgtgggctctcaacaacaaggttgcgggttcaattccaggatgggatggtgggctgcgccccctacaactaagattgaaaacagtgactggacttggagctgagctgtgctctctacaactggattgaaggacaatgacttggagctaatgagtcctggagaaacacactgttccccaatattccccaataataataaaaaagtttttttgaaaatacacttaaaaaaattacactgtaGTTTATCCAAAAATGCTGAATATTAGATATGCTTCTTGAGTTGAATTTAAGCAATATAAAAGAAAGTGGAATTATCTGCCTTTCTTCTCCCTGATGAGATTCTGTGGatcagaagagaggagaggactTGCTCTCAAGAGTGAGTGAAACTTGGTGAGATCAGGAGACTACCCGGAGCCCAGTGCAAAGTGAAAGCCAGAGTTTTCAGGGTTTTCAGAGCAATGGGAACTTGTTTGGGAGGTTGTAGACGAGAAAGGTCTTGGGTCATTACAAGAGCAGTCATTGATGTCTGCGGCTTGTTTTATGAGTAGTCAGTTAAGCAAAAACGGTCAGAAGTGAGATGGTTAATACCCCGCTCTCTCCACTGTCATTCTTATTTTGATTTGTGGCTTTTACTACGGTGCTAGGATTACTTGATTGGAGAACAAATGTCCTTATTTCTAGTCTCTCAAGCCAGTAAAAATTGTCAGAGTAATAAATGGCCTCAGgtgaatttaaaaaaggaaaggtaaTCATAAGTGGTTCAATTTCAAATAATGCTtacataatcattaaaaataagttctggttattcaaagaaaacaaaaacactaatctgaagagatatatgcaccccacgttcactgcagcattatttacaataaccaaaatatggaaacaacctgactatccatcaacagatgaatagataaagatgtGGCATATACACAtagacaatggactattactcagccataaaaagaatgaaatcctggaAGTTAACAACTCAAATCCAAAGAAGTCCAATTTATCCAcatttcttttatggttagtgcttttgTGTCATGTTTCCAAAATCTTTGCCTCCTGAAGGTAGGGAAAatctcctacattttcttttagtagctttgttttatctttcacaGTTAAGTCTATtatccatttgaattaatttttgagtGTGGTGCGATATAGGGCTGTTTTGCATCTGTCTCAAAGCACTGATAGTGATGCTATGGGCTAGGAATGCCTGAGCCACTCACCTGGGCCCCTGCTGCTTGTGGTGAGACCCCCACAGACATTTCCCTCACCACAGCCTATAGTATGACTGGCTCAGCACTTGTGGTTCTTCTTTTGATTGTAAGATGTACCTCAGAAGTGCCATCAGAGAACTTTGAAAAAACAAGGCTCACAAGTCCTGGAAGGTACATGGTATGCCCAGGACCACACGGAGCAGGGGGAgtgaagggggaagagagagagagagagagagagagagagagagagcgcgcgcgctcagacctggggttctgcttttattggaATCAAGTGTGGTGTGCCTAGGGTTTCTCAAATTTACTCTTTATCGACACATTTAAAGCATAAGATCGGGAATTAAAGTGCGGGAAGGAAAAAAGTGGGGTCACTCAAGCAGTGGGTTACCGAGATGACCCAGGACTTTCTAAAAGAACAATTTCATGGGTGGGGAGGCTGGCTCTTTATCTAGTTGTTTAGCTAGTAATCACTGAGCtggcaatgtgtttatttgaAGTGGATGTCTGAAATGGATGCCTGGGCAACCAAAATCTTAATGTCAGGCATTTACAATCAAAAAAGCTTATGATGAGCACTTACACTACAATGGAAAActtaattgttttcaattttcaaaaaactTTCTATTTTGGAATGTTATTAGATTgacagaaaagttacaaatataCCCATATACACTTTGTTCACTTTCCCctagttttactattttatataaccatggtacatttgtcaaaactaagaaatgatCAGTGAtaaaatactattaactaaaccacatttttttattttaccaattttTCTCCTAATGGCCCTTTTTAgtttccaggatccaatccaggacaCACATTGCACTTAGTCATTACTTCTCCTTAATCTTCTCTAATCCATGTCAGTTTCTCTCCTTGTCGTTCATGACCCTGACCATTTTGAAGACTCCTgatcagatattttgtagaatggcCCTCAATTTAGTTTTTTTGGATGATCTCTTAGGTACAGTTAGTTGTAATACAGTCACACTTATTAGCCTTCTCTTTTATGATCAGTATTTTCTGTGTCTTGATTAAGAAATCCTTTTCTATTCTGAGTTCATGAAGATAAACTGTAGCGTGGAGAGCAGGATGCAGGCTGATAAGGTccttgcagcctgcaaggtcatCCAGGATGGCCTTGCCTCAGCATCTTCccccagaaagaacaagataacacaAATACAGGGCATAAAACCTTCCAAATACTCTTTACAGAGAGTCTCGTGCCTAGCCCtcctaataaaaataagagtctATGAGACTGATCTTTTCGGGGACTttacttcacctttgtgcttacaccttatatCTCCCTGTTTGGCTCCAAAAggtggctggttagtcaatgacgggtaagattcctcaaggaaggaacaacctaagacagacacagccacataggggccatctggagaacttgacccccaaaaagatggctggttagtcaatgacgggtaagattcctcaaggaaggaacaacctaagacaggcacagccacataggggccatctggagaactcgacccccaaaagatggctggttagtcaatgacgggtgacgttcctcaaggaaggaacaacctaagacaggcacagtcgcaTGGGGTCATCTAAATTCTCACGGGGTTGATAAAGGTGGACATAGATCCCCACCTTCCCCCCGGctaggagagcttctgcctctgtggctatattccttcccacatcagttctccatctatcagtaagtttcagcataaaggttttatGCCCTGGAGAGGTGCATACAACGATTACTATTACATTCATTACACTTTCGACAGACAAGGGTGATTGGTTTAAGACTATTTTCTGATATGATATACGAGACTCATAGTCCATGGCTTAAaccaaaaagagaagggggagatgtggagagcagGATATACGCTGACAAGGACCTTACAGCCTGCAGGGTCATTCAAGGGAGTTCCTTGCCTCAACATCTTCccccagaaagaacaagataacacaattacagccacagacatacaaacttgCATATTCACAGAACAGTATGTTCTTCTAATACTTGCTTGTTCTACTAATGCTAGCTTGTATAGACTATTgttctaagactgtataaaaacCGTGTGAGAAATCAAAACTGCACCACTGCTCTGCCATCCGTGGACAGTGGACCTCCTGATCCCAATTTTCCtatctctgtgtttttcttaatctcccacccttccccctcaggcctaGCCCTCCTGTCTGTGCTGGACGCGGCACTGtagtttttcctttaactttggtCTTTAAGCTACCTGTGACTTGATGTTTGTAGATGCTTGTATAGGGTATGCTATAGAGGTACAGTGTTAATTATTCCCATGTTGGCATCGACTTTCTGCAGCATCATTTATGGAAGTCTTTCCCTATAGATCTACAATGTCATTGCCAGTacatatttcttccttcccttcttcccttccttcctctttctgtctttctaaaGAATAAATTACTATCAATATTTAATAACAAGTTACTATTAAGTTGataaactttataattttaatgactaATAGGTACATTGTTCAATTTTACTTAATACTTTCTTGTACCTTTTTGGTATGATTTTTGCTATCAGGGCAGCACTTCCTTTGTgaaatgaattgggaagtgttccctcctcttctattgtTTTGTAAGAGATTGTATAGAattaatgttaattcttctttaaatatttggtagaatccTCCAATAAAACCATCTTGGCCTGGAGACTTTGGGAGTTTatgaaattatgaattcaatttcctCAGTAGCTATAGGGTTATTCAAATGATCTATTCCATGAAGGGTGAGTTATGGTAGTTTGTGCTTTTCAAGatctatttcatctaaattgtcaaatatatgtgtgtagaGTGTTTTGTAGTATTCTATGGTTATCCTTGTGATATCTGGAAGTCTGAGGTAATGTACTCTGTTTTCTCCCCCAGTATTTGTGATTTGTGTCATTTATCTTCTTTGCCAGACTTCCAGGAtgattatgaattttatttttttcaaagaacaactttttgtttcattgatttttctctattgcttttctgttttcaatttcatggatttcttttttttttttttttaaagattttattggggaaggagaacaagactttattggggaacagtgtgtacttccaggacttttttccaagtcaagttgttgtcctttctatcttagttgtggagggcgcagctcagctccaggtccagttgccgttgctagttgcagggggtgcagcccaccatcccttgcgggagttgaaccggcaaccttgtggttgagagcccgcaatccaaccaactgagccatctcagctcaaggtgctgtgttcaatcttagttgcagggtgcagagcccaccatcccttgtgggactcgaggagttgaacccgcaatcttgtgttgagagcccactggcccatgtgggaatcgaactggcagccttcggagttaggagcacggagctccaactgcctgagccactgggctgacTCCAATTTCATGGATTtctgttcttatctttattaattccttACTTCTGCTTGCTTTGGCTTTATTTTACTCTACTTTTTCTAGATTCTTGAGGTGACATTATTGATAATCTCTCATGTTCTACAATAAAAAGCCTGAATGTAAAGGACATTTGGCTTTACCTACCTTCCTACAGCAAACACAGTCAACCCCACGGTAATTTTATGATTTGCATAATAATTTTCCAATACTTCTTCTTTATAAGTGCCATGCCACACAACTGGAGCTAACCAGTTGGTAGTTGCATTCATGGATGCACTGTAATAAAGACATAAGAATTATGAACAAAATACCTTTTAATAAAACTGCGGTAAATATTACTTTTGTATAAAGCTCATGTCTGATTGCAGCATTTCCTTACTCCTAACCCTAAGC is a window encoding:
- the LOC117031561 gene encoding N-acetyllactosaminide alpha-1,3-galactosyltransferase-like — translated: MAASFSVHWKNENENCGNTKISGQHRIQLRSVNTQPEELKLSDWFMPNASMNATTNWLAPVVWHGTYKEEVLENYYANHKITVGLTVFAVGRYIEYYLYNFMLSADKHFMVGQKVIIYVLIDDFSKMPWIRLSPLRTIKVFQIKREKRWQDVSMMRMKTIGEHVVDHIQYEVDFLFCMDIDQVFLHKYGLETLGESVAQLHSYWYKANLTDIPYERNQLSEAYIPVGKGDFYYHAAVFGGTPIQVLTIARECLQGILNDKKNNIEAVWHDESHLNKYFFLHKPTKLLSPEYCWDFKRGYNSDINTVKLYWATKYYRILRMTQSPSLTVLDL